A window of Phycisphaerae bacterium genomic DNA:
TAGAGGGATCGAAACCGTCCTCGAACAAAAGTCTAGAGACAAAACAGAGACATGGTTCGCGTTTGACTCGCCCCCTCGAACTCAAGCCCCTTGGTTAGGTTCGCTCGCGCGAACTCCACCCCCTTGATCTAGCTCCCTCGGGCGAACGGAACCAAATTCTGCCGGATTGCGGCCGCGCCAGCGCGGGTCCAAAATGTTGGACACCGCTTTTCGCTTCAGTAAAGCTGACGGTTCTTCGAGGGCTCACGGGCCATGCTCCGCTGGTTCTACGTCGCCATGCACCTTCTCCTGGAAGCCAGCGCCGCCCGTCGCGACGCTCGCATCCGGTTCCTCAAGGCCGAGGTCGAGATCCTCCGCCGCAAGCTGGGCGGCAACCGCGTCATCCCGAGTCCGAACGACCGTGCGCGCCTGCTGGCCATCGGCCAGGAGTTCGGCCACAAGGTGACGGACCTCATCGGGATCGTCACGCCACGGACGTATTCTCGGTGGGTCGAGGAGCTGCGGGAAGGGCGCCCGGCGAAACGCGTCGGCCGACCCAAAATCGCCCGCAACATCCGTGACCTGGTCACGCGGCTGGCCCGCGAAAACTGTGGCTGGGGATACAGGCGCATCATCGGAGAGCTGCGGAAGTTGCGGCTGCTCGTCGGTCGATCGACCGTCCGTCGGATTCTGCGGGGGGCCGGCCTCACGCCATCGCCGCATCGGCGTGGCCGGGCGGGAGAAACCGTGTGGCGGAAGTTCATCCGCCTGCACGTGAACACGCTCGTGGCCGCCGATTTCTTCACGAAGAACGTGATCACGCCCATGGGCGTGCGGGTCGCCTACTGCCTCACGTTCATCCACGTCGGCACGCGCAAGGTCTACTTGAGCCCGCCGACCTATCACCCTCACGAGCAGTGGGTGCAGCAGCAGGCCCGGAACGTGCTCATGTGGCTGGAGGACAACGACTTGCCCATCCGTTTCATTCTGCACGACCGCGACGCGAAATTGCTGTACGGCTTCGATCGTGTCTTCGAGAATGCCGGCGTGCAGCGGGTGCGCACGCCGGTGCTGGCGCCAGACGCGAACGCCTTCGCCGAGAGCTGGATCGGTTCGTTCAAGCGCGAGTGCCTGAACCACTTCCTCTGCTTCAGCTTGGGCCATCTTGAGCACATCACTTGGCAATATGTCCGCTACTTCAACAAGTATCGCCCGCATCAGTCACTCGGGAATCGCACGCTACCCGATGCTGAGAGGGGCTCACCTGAAAAAGGCCCGCTGAAGCGGGTGGGCCGCGTCAAGTGCCGACGCTTCCTTGGTGGGCTGTTGCGGCATTACTATCGCGCGGCGGCGTAAGGCGGTACGGTGCCGAGAGGGCTTGCTTGCGCTTCCTCATTGGATTCCAACCCCTCATGCTGTCCTGCAAATTGAAGCCTGACCAGACGTGAGCGACGCCAATAGGTTGGAGATCTTCGTCCGACAGGTGCGTCTTGTCGCCGAAGTGCTGCTGCGGACATCCTCGACCGTCACGACCACCTCGGGATCGATGGCACTCGCAAGCTCCGCGATGGCTGGTGCGGTCCTACGCGGCACGATCGTGAAACACACATTGACGGGCCCATCGCGACCGGCGCCTCCCAATGTGGTCACCATAACACCGGCGCGGCGCAACTGGGTCGCGAGTGCCGCGGCGCGAGTGCGGCTGACCAGCGTGATAAGCTGGATGCCTAACGCGAGCTTGTTCTCCAGCCACATGCCCAGACTGAGGCCGGTCGCATAGCCACCGGCATAGGCAAGCACGTTCACCCATTGGTTGAGATGGCTGAGCAGGCTGGCCACCGCGCACACCCAGATGGTCACCTCAACGAAGCCGAGTCCCACCGCGAGAGCGCGATGTCCGCGCGTCACACTGATCAACCGCAGTGTTCCGAGGGATACATCCACGACGCGAGCGCAGAAGATGAACACCGGCAACCACATAGCCGCCTCCGTTCAAAACCGTTCAATCAGCTGTGAGGTTATGCTGTCACGCGCGGCCGCCAGGCAGAGTGGTACCGGCGCACTGGTCTACCGCGTCGGCGGCGCGGCCGTGGGCCACCAGGAGCTCGATTTGGAGCACCGACGCAGCCTGCTGCGCCTCAGCGGAGAAGCTCCCGGCCAAGACCGCCTCCGGGGAAAACTCGCGTAAACGCCGGACCAAGCCCGCGGGGGTAAACGCGACCTGAAACTGCGCGGGATGCAGGAACAGCCTCGTGCGAGCCGCTTGGGTATCCACGGCCACGTAGTAGGGCGCGCCCTCGAACTTCGGCGCGACGGCACCGCGTAGGTGCGGTTCCTGAACAGCGACGACGACTTTCATGACGTAGCCTCCGCTCCGTGACGCGGCAACGCGCTCCGCGCCCGTGGACACCTACAGGTGGAAGTGCCCGGCCGCTTCGGGCTGATAGAGCACGTCCAGGATGCGTACCGTTCGTCGACCGCCGGGAACTTCGAACCGAATCACGTCACCGGCGCGGCAACCCAGGATCGCAGCCCCCAGAGGGGCCAGAACCGAAATACGGTCGTCGGCCGCAAGGGCGTCCTCGGGGAATACCAGCGTGCAGTGCATCTTCTGCCTGGTCTGCGGATCTTCGAGGCGTACGCGCGAATGCATCGTGACCACGTCCGGAGGGACTTCGTCCGGTTCGATGAGGTGGGCGCGCTCCAGCTCGCGGCGCAGGACGTCCAGATTCTCGCGATCCCTCTCGTGCCGGTGCCCCGAGATGCGCAGCCACTCGCGCAGCCGGCTCGCATCCTGCTGGGTGATGTAGATAGTTCGCCTTGCCATGTCGATGCTCCGATCTGCAGGTCTGCCCGGCTGCGATGCTGGTCGGCGCC
This region includes:
- the rnk gene encoding nucleoside diphosphate kinase regulator → MARRTIYITQQDASRLREWLRISGHRHERDRENLDVLRRELERAHLIEPDEVPPDVVTMHSRVRLEDPQTRQKMHCTLVFPEDALAADDRISVLAPLGAAILGCRAGDVIRFEVPGGRRTVRILDVLYQPEAAGHFHL
- a CDS encoding integrase core domain-containing protein, translating into MLRWFYVAMHLLLEASAARRDARIRFLKAEVEILRRKLGGNRVIPSPNDRARLLAIGQEFGHKVTDLIGIVTPRTYSRWVEELREGRPAKRVGRPKIARNIRDLVTRLARENCGWGYRRIIGELRKLRLLVGRSTVRRILRGAGLTPSPHRRGRAGETVWRKFIRLHVNTLVAADFFTKNVITPMGVRVAYCLTFIHVGTRKVYLSPPTYHPHEQWVQQQARNVLMWLEDNDLPIRFILHDRDAKLLYGFDRVFENAGVQRVRTPVLAPDANAFAESWIGSFKRECLNHFLCFSLGHLEHITWQYVRYFNKYRPHQSLGNRTLPDAERGSPEKGPLKRVGRVKCRRFLGGLLRHYYRAAA